A stretch of the Desulfuromonas sp. TF genome encodes the following:
- a CDS encoding SH3 domain-containing protein has protein sequence MMRYLLGALLPFFICGICHAEIVTVTAHTSEIFSDTSPTISQTILQAPRYYPLSVQGEKNGYFRVRDYEGRVGWIQKSQVGNTKGVVVEVARVNIRKGPGTNHPVVFKAYRGVTFQVLDEKEGWLEVKHESGQRGWVSKPLTWGR, from the coding sequence ATGATGAGATATCTGCTGGGCGCATTACTACCTTTCTTTATATGCGGAATATGTCATGCTGAAATTGTAACAGTCACCGCACATACATCAGAGATATTTAGCGATACTTCTCCGACAATATCACAAACCATACTGCAGGCTCCCCGCTACTATCCTTTGTCCGTTCAGGGAGAGAAAAACGGATATTTCCGTGTGAGGGATTACGAGGGACGAGTGGGTTGGATCCAAAAATCTCAGGTCGGGAATACCAAGGGGGTCGTTGTTGAAGTGGCAAGGGTGAATATCCGAAAGGGTCCGGGTACAAACCATCCCGTCGTATTCAAAGCCTACAGGGGTGTGACCTTTCAGGTCTTGGACGAGAAGGAAGGATGGCTGGAAGTCAAGCATGAAAGCGGACAACGGGGCTGGGTCTCAAAACCCCTTACCTGGGGCAGGTAA
- a CDS encoding type II secretion system F family protein → MTKLFYRFTPDMFLICIALAGLGFLLPNIYIWLVARGRQSAMEKALPDALDLMVVCVESGLGLDMTFKRVGDEIRPIDSNLSDEFHLTNLEIRAGRPRDESFKDLSVRTGLSEVHNLMTILVQTSRFGTSVAKALRVHADAMRVKRRQIAEEKAAKSTVKLIFPLIFFIFPAIFVVLVGPAAIQIATVLFPVLGGGK, encoded by the coding sequence GTGACGAAGCTGTTTTACCGCTTTACCCCCGACATGTTCCTGATATGCATCGCTCTTGCGGGTCTCGGTTTTTTACTCCCGAATATCTACATCTGGCTGGTCGCCCGAGGGCGCCAAAGTGCCATGGAAAAAGCTCTTCCCGATGCTCTCGACCTGATGGTCGTGTGCGTCGAATCCGGTCTCGGTCTCGATATGACCTTCAAGCGGGTGGGTGATGAAATCCGCCCCATCGACTCCAACCTGAGTGATGAATTCCATCTGACCAACCTTGAAATCAGGGCGGGGAGACCCAGGGATGAAAGTTTCAAGGACCTTTCCGTCCGCACCGGCCTTTCCGAGGTTCACAACCTGATGACCATCCTCGTTCAGACCAGCCGCTTCGGCACCAGCGTTGCAAAAGCGCTTCGCGTTCATGCGGATGCCATGCGAGTTAAACGGCGGCAGATTGCCGAGGAGAAAGCGGCGAAATCGACAGTGAAGTTGATTTTCCCCCTGATCTTTTTCATTTTCCCGGCTATCTTTGTCGTCCTTGTCGGGCCGGCGGCCATTCAGATCGCCACGGTTCTTTTCCCGGTTCTTGGGGGAGGGAAATAG
- a CDS encoding type II secretion system F family protein, which yields MDLLTVFLLGAVFLFTFTIVELLYLFWAESKFAEKRTVKKRLLYISAGGKHGQEKLTLYRDRALKDAGFFERLVFKLPRIPSLDRMLLKAKIPLNATTFIVGSIALGGIGLLLGLRYFTQTLPALGLGVLLLALPYFLLKIAEKTYYAKFQEQLPEALDLLARAVRSGYALTAGLEVIAEEMAEPIKSEFAAVVDEVNLGLTLKEALYNLCERVPGMDMRFFTIAVLVQKETGGNIAEILDNISRLIRERVQFARQVKALTAEGRYSAGILIALPILMFIYVYFVNYDYISSLWQHEAGLYMMYGAVILQITGAYFIKKIVSIEI from the coding sequence ATGGATCTGCTGACAGTCTTTTTATTAGGTGCCGTCTTTCTATTTACATTTACCATCGTCGAATTGCTTTATCTCTTCTGGGCGGAAAGCAAATTTGCCGAAAAACGCACGGTAAAGAAACGTCTCCTTTACATATCGGCGGGCGGCAAGCATGGTCAGGAGAAATTGACGCTGTATCGGGACCGGGCACTGAAGGATGCCGGATTTTTCGAGAGGCTCGTCTTCAAGCTCCCGCGAATCCCCAGCCTGGACCGCATGCTGCTGAAGGCGAAAATCCCCCTCAATGCCACGACCTTTATCGTCGGCAGCATCGCCCTCGGGGGGATTGGTCTTCTCCTCGGTCTCAGATACTTCACCCAGACCCTGCCAGCCCTGGGGTTGGGTGTGCTGCTCCTGGCGCTTCCGTATTTCCTTCTAAAAATCGCGGAAAAAACTTATTACGCCAAGTTCCAGGAACAACTACCCGAAGCTCTCGACCTTCTGGCACGGGCGGTACGATCAGGATACGCCCTGACTGCGGGACTTGAGGTTATCGCCGAGGAAATGGCCGAACCGATCAAGTCGGAGTTTGCCGCGGTTGTCGACGAGGTAAATCTGGGACTCACTCTGAAGGAAGCACTTTACAATTTGTGCGAGCGGGTACCGGGAATGGACATGCGTTTCTTCACCATCGCCGTGCTGGTTCAGAAGGAGACTGGAGGCAACATCGCCGAGATTCTCGACAACATAAGTCGCCTTATAAGGGAAAGAGTTCAGTTCGCGCGTCAGGTAAAAGCACTGACCGCTGAAGGAAGATATTCGGCAGGCATTCTCATCGCCCTTCCCATTCTTATGTTCATCTACGTGTATTTCGTTAACTATGACTACATATCCTCCCTGTGGCAACACGAAGCCGGACTTTACATGATGTACGGTGCGGTGATTTTACAGATCACAGGAGCCTATTTCATCAAGAAGATTGTCTCGATCGAGATATAG
- a CDS encoding AAA family ATPase, with translation MKRISDIQVVQWHDSPGERGLTSVKSNPNIIIVNDVPESTEIFARLSDLSQDFPQAAIFVVSTDKRPKHIVEVMKAGVSEYLLAPVDPELLTKAIEEVRTKLATNGKMAKGKIYSFISSKGGLGSTVIAVNAAAALVKSKGGSVALCDMSFQSGDSSVLLDMVPPTSFIDICKNYHRLDVALLRGCMTRHRSGVDFLAAPPNPEQSEDIRADHIEKTFDLVKKLYDHIVVDCTSMYIDECTVEAFNASHKVFIVTDMSVPAIRNAARLFRSIQKHGLNPQKMEFVVNRYTKGGTLSIEEVEKTLGKKIYWLFPNDFDDIVSSINRGAPLVGFNPQAPFSKNVFDFSRHLLNPQASEAYRGIRGAFGKAI, from the coding sequence TTGAAGAGAATTTCTGACATCCAGGTGGTTCAATGGCACGATTCACCGGGTGAACGGGGCCTCACTTCCGTAAAATCGAATCCGAATATCATCATCGTGAATGATGTGCCGGAATCGACCGAGATTTTCGCCAGACTCTCCGACCTCTCCCAGGATTTCCCCCAAGCGGCCATTTTCGTCGTTTCCACGGACAAACGTCCCAAGCATATCGTCGAGGTCATGAAAGCGGGCGTATCCGAATATTTGCTTGCTCCTGTCGATCCGGAACTACTGACCAAAGCGATTGAAGAGGTCCGCACCAAGCTTGCAACCAACGGCAAGATGGCCAAAGGGAAGATCTACAGCTTCATCAGCAGCAAGGGGGGGCTCGGTTCCACGGTCATCGCCGTGAACGCCGCCGCGGCTCTCGTGAAGAGCAAGGGAGGTTCCGTGGCACTGTGCGACATGAGCTTCCAGTCCGGAGACAGTTCCGTGCTTCTGGACATGGTTCCTCCAACCTCCTTTATCGATATCTGCAAGAACTATCATCGCCTGGATGTCGCTCTGCTCAGAGGCTGCATGACCAGGCATAGAAGCGGCGTGGATTTTCTTGCCGCCCCTCCGAACCCCGAGCAAAGTGAAGATATTCGTGCCGATCACATTGAAAAGACGTTCGATCTGGTCAAAAAGCTCTACGATCATATCGTTGTGGATTGCACTTCCATGTACATCGACGAGTGTACGGTCGAAGCGTTCAACGCCTCGCACAAGGTTTTCATCGTCACGGACATGTCGGTGCCGGCGATTCGAAATGCCGCACGGCTTTTCCGTTCAATCCAAAAGCATGGCCTCAATCCGCAAAAAATGGAATTCGTCGTCAACCGATATACAAAAGGCGGCACCCTGTCTATCGAGGAGGTGGAAAAAACTCTGGGGAAAAAGATTTACTGGCTTTTCCCGAACGATTTTGACGATATCGTATCTTCGATCAACCGGGGAGCGCCACTTGTCGGATTCAATCCTCAGGCTCCTTTTTCAAAAAACGTTTTCGACTTTTCCAGACATCTGCTGAACCCTCAAGCATCTGAGGCTTATCGGGGAATCAGGGGAGCTTTCGGAAAAGCGATTTAG
- a CDS encoding lipopolysaccharide assembly protein LapB, which produces MDKEKALSNLGEEELVHKGNAYLKKGNLQLATLHFSVALAKNPKSAPACTGIGQVLLAKGEFSKARDAFAKGLEHDENYRPALLGMAMAYRKQGDPEAAVVHLEKARAAGPDDIEVLTEMAVTYDALGQELLAEPLYTRVIELKPHKASGYNNLGFNYLLQGRYSEAIATFSKAMSLETPSIMMRNNLAAAYVLNGQDENALRLFEKTVGKASAYNNIGYIHMTQGNWDLAEKAFIQALELNPTYYARAQDNLDRLYRYRMSMRSGE; this is translated from the coding sequence GTGGACAAGGAAAAGGCGCTCTCCAACCTCGGTGAGGAGGAATTGGTCCACAAAGGGAATGCTTACCTTAAGAAGGGAAATCTCCAACTGGCCACCCTGCACTTCTCCGTAGCCCTTGCAAAGAATCCGAAATCCGCACCGGCCTGCACGGGTATCGGTCAGGTTCTGCTTGCTAAAGGAGAATTCTCCAAAGCGCGGGATGCTTTCGCCAAAGGCTTGGAACATGATGAAAACTACCGTCCCGCCCTGCTTGGAATGGCCATGGCTTATCGAAAACAGGGTGACCCCGAAGCAGCTGTCGTGCACCTGGAAAAAGCGCGTGCAGCCGGGCCGGACGATATTGAAGTCCTGACCGAGATGGCCGTGACCTATGATGCTCTTGGTCAAGAGCTTTTGGCCGAACCTCTGTATACCAGGGTGATTGAACTGAAGCCTCACAAAGCATCCGGATACAACAACCTGGGCTTCAATTATCTACTCCAGGGCCGCTATTCGGAAGCGATTGCCACCTTCTCCAAGGCCATGAGTCTTGAGACACCGAGCATCATGATGCGGAATAATCTTGCCGCAGCCTATGTGTTGAATGGACAGGACGAAAATGCCCTCCGGCTCTTCGAGAAGACCGTAGGCAAGGCATCGGCCTACAACAACATCGGGTATATACACATGACTCAAGGGAACTGGGATCTGGCAGAGAAAGCTTTTATACAGGCCTTGGAACTGAATCCCACATATTATGCACGGGCCCAGGACAATCTGGATCGTCTGTACCGGTACCGGATGAGCATGAGGTCAGGGGAATAA
- a CDS encoding type II and III secretion system protein family protein — protein sequence MKNFLAASWVGKATLLLTLFWLFCNLSFAAEAERRTLELKLGGSELIKTSHPFRRVSLADPTIADVVVLSPTEIYIFGKKVGYTSMILWEADKGKTLLDVTVSLDLTALKGKLHDLYPDQQIQVYGTETGVVLSGTVSGPEVVEQVLRLTQTYLPKESTGKKGGEGTGRSGTGITNLLKVGSIQQVMLEVKFAEVRRDSNRDWQAALGLGGLGSDFTGAAGVGSVLQPFDIISGPGLLPGGFPVTVQNGVIDGLAQNTGSLLLNFADNPANIFVNIDNFTAAFRFLEGEGLARLLAEPRLVTQSGQEASFLAGGEFPIPVSQDEDTITIEYKEFGVGLVFTPIVLSDGKISLRVAPSVSAITSTSVIPTGIQGADFIVPSLSTRKLESTVQLYDGQTLALAGLLQDNINEAVRKVPGLGDIPILGSLFRSSSFQQEKTDLLITVTPHLIKPDRENSISYPGEYFQIPNRFEFYLEGRLEGRRSPNDPSAFGRHSFAQQMVPVSDQGGLEGEFGNQPVTVEQ from the coding sequence ATGAAAAACTTCCTGGCAGCATCCTGGGTCGGCAAGGCAACACTGCTGCTGACGCTGTTCTGGCTCTTCTGTAATCTCTCCTTCGCGGCCGAGGCCGAGCGCCGTACCCTGGAGCTCAAGCTGGGAGGTTCCGAGCTGATCAAGACCAGCCACCCCTTCCGAAGGGTCTCTCTCGCGGATCCGACCATTGCCGACGTGGTGGTTCTTTCACCCACGGAAATTTACATCTTCGGCAAAAAGGTCGGATATACGAGCATGATCCTGTGGGAGGCGGATAAGGGGAAAACCCTCCTCGACGTCACCGTCTCTCTCGATCTGACCGCACTGAAAGGGAAACTGCATGATCTTTACCCCGATCAGCAGATTCAGGTCTACGGCACCGAAACGGGAGTCGTCCTCTCCGGAACGGTCTCCGGTCCCGAAGTGGTCGAGCAGGTACTGCGCCTGACGCAGACCTATCTCCCCAAGGAGTCGACGGGCAAAAAGGGCGGTGAGGGAACCGGACGCTCCGGAACCGGAATCACCAATCTGCTCAAAGTCGGCAGCATCCAGCAGGTGATGCTGGAGGTCAAGTTCGCCGAGGTGCGGCGCGACTCCAACCGGGACTGGCAGGCTGCCCTGGGCCTCGGCGGGCTTGGGAGCGATTTCACCGGCGCGGCCGGGGTCGGCAGCGTACTTCAACCCTTCGACATCATCAGCGGTCCCGGCCTGCTGCCGGGCGGCTTTCCAGTTACCGTGCAGAACGGAGTCATAGACGGCCTTGCGCAGAACACGGGCTCTCTCCTGCTGAATTTTGCGGACAACCCCGCGAACATCTTTGTCAACATTGACAATTTCACCGCTGCCTTCCGTTTCCTCGAAGGCGAAGGGCTCGCGAGGCTTCTGGCCGAACCGCGGCTGGTGACGCAGAGCGGTCAGGAAGCCAGTTTTCTGGCCGGCGGGGAATTTCCCATCCCCGTTTCCCAGGATGAGGATACGATCACTATCGAATACAAGGAGTTCGGCGTTGGCCTGGTCTTCACACCGATCGTCCTAAGCGACGGGAAGATCAGCCTTCGAGTCGCTCCTAGCGTGAGCGCAATTACCAGCACCAGTGTCATACCAACGGGCATACAGGGTGCCGACTTCATCGTTCCCAGTCTCTCCACCCGCAAGCTCGAATCGACGGTACAGCTCTACGACGGGCAGACCCTGGCCCTGGCCGGTCTGCTGCAGGACAATATCAATGAAGCCGTCAGAAAGGTTCCAGGCCTTGGGGATATTCCCATCCTTGGCTCCCTCTTCCGCAGCTCCAGCTTCCAGCAGGAAAAAACGGATCTTCTTATCACCGTCACCCCTCACTTGATCAAACCCGACAGAGAGAACTCCATCAGTTATCCGGGTGAATATTTCCAGATCCCCAATCGTTTCGAATTCTATCTGGAAGGGCGTCTTGAGGGGAGAAGGTCGCCAAATGACCCCTCGGCCTTCGGAAGGCACAGCTTCGCCCAACAGATGGTGCCGGTGAGCGATCAGGGTGGTCTGGAAGGGGAATTCGGAAATCAACCGGTCACGGTAGAGCAATAA
- a CDS encoding bifunctional 2-polyprenyl-6-hydroxyphenol methylase/3-demethylubiquinol 3-O-methyltransferase UbiG, which produces MEKFIYPLMADIESQHFWFRGRRDILQNLMRQKVDRREGKLILDAGCGTGGNLKWLSEFGHVVGLELDEYAASIAVGEAPGCVVRAKFPDKIPFKKKTFDIITIFDVIEHIENDSETLFCLAEKLKSDGMMLITVPAFPHLWSGHDVAHHHKRRYLKDQLKGILTGAGLKVEYLSYFNSLLYPAIAVKRIMNRMFSIEDAIDLKVPPRRLNDVLYKTFSSEKNWIGKIQVPFGVSLIAVARPTETL; this is translated from the coding sequence GTGGAAAAATTTATTTATCCTCTGATGGCGGATATCGAATCTCAGCATTTCTGGTTCAGGGGAAGACGAGATATTCTGCAAAATCTTATGAGACAAAAAGTGGATAGACGGGAGGGAAAGCTTATTCTTGATGCCGGATGCGGTACAGGAGGAAACTTGAAGTGGCTTTCCGAATTCGGGCATGTTGTCGGTCTTGAACTCGATGAATATGCGGCCTCCATCGCCGTTGGAGAAGCGCCCGGATGCGTGGTCAGGGCAAAATTCCCCGATAAAATCCCTTTTAAAAAGAAAACCTTCGACATCATTACAATATTCGATGTGATTGAACACATTGAGAACGATTCCGAAACCCTTTTCTGCCTGGCAGAGAAGTTGAAATCTGACGGGATGATGCTGATTACCGTGCCTGCATTCCCCCATCTCTGGAGTGGTCATGATGTCGCTCACCACCATAAAAGGCGTTATTTGAAAGATCAATTGAAAGGAATCCTGACAGGAGCAGGACTGAAGGTCGAATACCTGAGCTATTTCAATTCGCTCCTATATCCAGCGATTGCCGTCAAAAGGATAATGAACAGGATGTTCTCTATCGAAGATGCGATAGATCTGAAGGTGCCACCAAGAAGATTAAACGACGTGCTGTACAAGACGTTTTCCTCTGAAAAAAATTGGATCGGCAAAATTCAGGTGCCATTCGGAGTATCGCTGATCGCAGTTGCGCGTCCAACCGAAACCCTATAA
- a CDS encoding ATPase, T2SS/T4P/T4SS family: MNIQPLEETVRAISERENFFYEVKQKIHSRLIEEANLSALDTLNASEIRPEIASLVDYFLSEEKVLLNEEERNSLVLEILDELMGLGPIEPFFKDPTVSDILCNTYKNIYVERHGLLEKTNARFIDNGHLMNIIDRIISRVGRRIDESSPMVDARLPDGSRVNAIIPPLAIDGPTLSIRRFAVKPLKMEDLIRNKTLTPDVAIFFAGCIKAKLNIMISGGTGAGKTTLLNILSASIPANERIVTIEDSAELQLQQEHVVRLETRPPSIEGTGTVTQRDLVRNSLRMRPDRIIIGEVRGAESFDMLQAMNTGHEGSLTTVHANTPRDSLTRLESMILMSGVDLPEKTMRFMASSALDLIIQVSRMTDGTRKITSVSEVVGMEGEVITLQEIFVFEKKGIDRNGKVLGRFTATGIRPKFAEKLELAGIDIPDDLFSTSKYYE, translated from the coding sequence CTGAATATTCAACCTCTCGAAGAGACGGTACGGGCGATATCCGAAAGAGAAAACTTCTTTTATGAGGTAAAGCAGAAAATTCATAGCCGCCTTATCGAGGAAGCCAATCTTTCAGCTCTGGACACCCTGAATGCCTCCGAGATCAGACCCGAAATCGCCAGCCTGGTCGATTATTTCCTGAGCGAAGAGAAAGTTCTGCTTAATGAGGAGGAGCGAAACTCCCTGGTTCTCGAGATCCTCGATGAACTGATGGGGCTGGGGCCGATCGAGCCGTTTTTCAAAGACCCGACCGTTTCTGATATCCTCTGCAATACCTATAAAAACATCTACGTTGAACGTCATGGCCTGCTCGAAAAAACGAATGCCCGTTTCATCGATAACGGCCACCTGATGAACATCATCGACCGGATCATCTCCCGGGTCGGGCGCCGCATCGACGAATCTTCCCCGATGGTCGATGCCAGACTTCCGGACGGTTCCCGCGTCAATGCCATCATCCCTCCCCTGGCGATCGACGGCCCGACGCTCTCCATCCGCCGCTTTGCAGTCAAACCGCTGAAAATGGAAGATCTGATCAGGAACAAAACCCTCACTCCCGACGTGGCGATATTTTTTGCGGGCTGCATCAAGGCCAAACTCAACATCATGATCTCCGGCGGAACAGGCGCGGGTAAAACGACACTGCTCAACATCCTTTCGGCGTCTATCCCCGCCAACGAACGGATCGTCACCATCGAGGATTCCGCGGAACTCCAGCTGCAGCAGGAGCATGTTGTCCGCCTCGAAACCCGGCCGCCCAGCATTGAGGGGACCGGAACGGTCACTCAGCGGGACCTGGTGCGCAACAGCCTTCGGATGCGTCCCGACAGGATCATCATCGGCGAGGTCCGCGGCGCCGAATCATTTGACATGCTGCAGGCGATGAATACCGGTCACGAGGGCTCCCTGACCACTGTTCATGCCAATACTCCCCGGGATTCCCTGACGCGTCTCGAGTCGATGATCCTGATGTCCGGCGTCGATCTTCCCGAAAAAACCATGCGCTTCATGGCTTCTTCCGCCCTTGATTTGATTATTCAGGTTTCCCGCATGACCGACGGCACCAGGAAGATCACCTCCGTCAGCGAAGTGGTCGGGATGGAAGGCGAGGTGATCACCCTTCAGGAGATCTTCGTATTTGAGAAAAAGGGGATCGATAGGAACGGAAAGGTGCTCGGCCGCTTCACGGCGACGGGCATTCGCCCCAAGTTCGCCGAAAAACTTGAACTCGCCGGCATCGACATTCCCGACGATCTCTTCTCCACAAGCAAGTATTACGAGTAG
- a CDS encoding TadG family pilus assembly protein: MKSYGYLNNAKGAVAPLVAIMLVVIIVCVAVVVDLGHIHNVKIQLQRAVDAAALAGANQLDGSAGAVQAAKDEAEAVAAANQVDQESVAIVAGDLVDPSDPDSTHYVEVGRWDSEALGSLASDRFDPAGTPPNAVKVTATRSVSHVFFFFVPATDVIADAIAVAKPQVPILPLAVVTCVPAERMLENPGGLPDLNVCGITSYKFTNDQNDTAAWTSLTFGANANDIIDFMSTEDGAIKFNKIIFGKGLENVNQSKGIENEIVDSGATLPFNSGYLGCPDNTGSFPNGFNITCGLGQIEGEDLAAPSEYDINPPPLNPDANGIYGPVAGFDPLTDYGKYALPRWYNLHNDDPPTFESADHFTRLWSQDGILLPGSGESDPDYVARLGTYATCPDSDPSCKPYGDDRFRIIGNTENFIVEPSGQFAHNLNAALGFTPDYWPDFGKILKHAGYPKVGVINGNTVNVLSAFINNENVSDGTDLRCRDNEPFPEGEKTLRVNAPVIFAGACEDWQAVSNASNHDLRYIGLSKLLLTRVWTNQGAFDCGEDSEVVQLHGGETCSATDFDPTLRSGTYFSVDGVTVPASLLALEGLTLEPVADDEDDQGSLLKVFLVE; this comes from the coding sequence ATGAAATCATACGGATACCTGAACAACGCGAAAGGCGCAGTGGCCCCCCTGGTGGCCATCATGCTGGTGGTTATCATCGTCTGCGTTGCGGTGGTGGTCGACCTGGGGCACATTCATAACGTCAAGATCCAGCTGCAGAGGGCCGTCGATGCGGCGGCCCTTGCCGGCGCCAACCAACTCGACGGATCGGCCGGAGCAGTCCAGGCGGCAAAAGATGAGGCTGAAGCGGTGGCTGCAGCCAACCAGGTTGACCAGGAAAGCGTCGCCATCGTGGCGGGCGATCTTGTGGACCCAAGCGACCCCGACAGCACACATTATGTGGAAGTGGGGCGCTGGGACAGTGAGGCTCTGGGATCGCTGGCTTCCGACCGCTTCGACCCTGCGGGAACGCCGCCGAACGCCGTGAAGGTAACCGCGACCCGCTCCGTCAGCCATGTCTTCTTCTTCTTCGTGCCGGCCACCGATGTCATCGCCGACGCCATTGCGGTGGCAAAACCCCAGGTACCTATTCTGCCCTTGGCTGTCGTCACCTGCGTTCCGGCTGAAAGAATGCTTGAAAACCCGGGCGGTCTCCCAGACCTAAACGTCTGCGGCATCACCAGCTACAAATTTACCAATGATCAGAACGATACGGCAGCCTGGACGTCGTTGACCTTCGGAGCAAATGCAAACGATATCATAGATTTCATGAGCACCGAGGATGGAGCAATCAAATTCAACAAAATAATCTTCGGCAAGGGACTTGAGAATGTAAACCAGTCCAAAGGAATCGAGAATGAGATTGTGGATTCCGGAGCCACTCTCCCTTTCAACTCCGGTTATCTGGGCTGTCCGGATAACACCGGCTCTTTCCCCAATGGTTTCAACATTACCTGCGGCCTTGGGCAGATCGAGGGTGAAGACCTCGCCGCACCGAGCGAATATGACATAAATCCCCCGCCACTGAATCCGGACGCCAACGGCATTTATGGGCCCGTGGCAGGATTCGACCCGCTGACTGACTACGGCAAATACGCCCTGCCCCGCTGGTACAACCTCCACAATGACGATCCGCCCACTTTCGAAAGTGCTGATCACTTCACACGCCTCTGGTCCCAGGACGGCATCCTGCTACCCGGAAGCGGTGAATCGGATCCAGATTATGTCGCACGCTTGGGCACCTACGCCACCTGCCCCGACTCCGATCCAAGCTGCAAGCCCTATGGCGACGACCGTTTCAGGATCATCGGCAACACTGAAAACTTCATCGTGGAACCCAGCGGCCAGTTTGCCCACAACCTGAACGCCGCGCTTGGCTTCACACCCGACTACTGGCCGGATTTCGGCAAAATCCTCAAACATGCCGGATACCCGAAAGTCGGCGTTATCAACGGCAACACTGTGAATGTCCTGAGTGCCTTCATAAATAATGAGAATGTTTCCGACGGGACAGACCTGAGATGCAGGGACAACGAACCATTTCCCGAGGGAGAAAAGACTCTCAGGGTCAACGCCCCCGTCATTTTTGCCGGTGCATGCGAGGACTGGCAGGCCGTCAGCAATGCCTCGAATCATGACCTCCGCTATATTGGGCTCTCCAAGCTCCTCCTGACCAGGGTCTGGACCAACCAGGGCGCATTCGACTGCGGAGAAGACAGTGAGGTCGTACAACTCCATGGCGGGGAAACCTGCAGCGCTACGGATTTCGACCCGACCCTGCGAAGCGGCACCTATTTCAGCGTGGATGGAGTCACTGTTCCCGCAAGTTTGCTTGCACTTGAAGGCCTGACTCTGGAACCGGTGGCTGATGATGAAGATGATCAAGGCAGCCTTCTAAAAGTATTTTTAGTTGAGTAA
- a CDS encoding dolichyl-phosphate beta-glucosyltransferase, translating into MRKFDEIEISVVVPAYNEEERLYSTLPHLWRSLKRRFNKFEIIVVDDGSTDGTSELVKRFSKGHSEVRLIRYENNRGKGYAVRTGVLAASGSYVLFSDADLSTPVREIRKLLKALSEGYDVAIGSRATREARIVKYQPFYRVLLGKSFNKLVQLFTVSGISDTQCGFKCFKRNAAREIFGCCRIDGFSFDVEALFVARHKGFDIAEIGVLWRNNPLSKVNPVFHSMQMLRDLFIIRLFGVTGSYGATSEVRSRMTA; encoded by the coding sequence ATGAGAAAATTTGATGAAATCGAAATATCCGTTGTTGTTCCGGCTTACAATGAAGAAGAAAGATTATATTCGACTCTTCCTCATCTATGGCGATCTCTCAAGCGGAGATTTAATAAATTTGAAATAATTGTTGTCGATGACGGCAGCACAGACGGAACTTCGGAACTTGTCAAGAGATTTTCCAAGGGACATTCGGAAGTTAGATTGATACGCTACGAAAACAACCGGGGAAAAGGTTATGCGGTCAGAACAGGGGTCCTTGCCGCTTCGGGTTCTTACGTCCTGTTCAGCGATGCCGACCTTTCCACTCCTGTCAGAGAAATCAGGAAGTTGCTGAAAGCATTATCCGAAGGATATGACGTTGCCATCGGTTCAAGAGCAACCCGTGAAGCACGAATCGTCAAATATCAGCCTTTCTATCGTGTCCTGCTGGGGAAATCCTTCAACAAACTGGTGCAACTCTTTACGGTCAGCGGCATCAGCGACACCCAGTGCGGCTTCAAATGTTTCAAAAGAAATGCGGCACGGGAGATTTTCGGTTGCTGTAGAATCGACGGTTTCAGTTTCGATGTGGAGGCGCTCTTTGTCGCCCGACACAAGGGGTTCGATATAGCGGAAATTGGCGTTCTGTGGCGGAATAATCCGCTAAGCAAGGTAAACCCCGTGTTTCATTCCATGCAGATGCTGCGGGATCTCTTTATCATCCGATTATTCGGCGTGACGGGTAGCTATGGTGCGACCTCGGAGGTCCGCAGTAGAATGACCGCTTGA